A window from Streptomyces sp. NBC_00271 encodes these proteins:
- a CDS encoding ABC transporter permease, whose product MRLILRNLGFYLLAFWASLTLNFVLPRFMPGDPVSRMFAQAQGTMQPDQIAQLRKLFGLDHRPLWEQYLSYIKSVFTGDLGISITRFPTPVTDVIGSQIGWTLLLGGVALVIAAVLGNLLGIVAAWRRGGVLDSAFPPLLIFVGSFPYFWLAMGALYLFGVSLGWFPMRHAYDVGLTPGFNGEFLSNVATHLVLPALTIVLVSIGGWMLGMRNTMIATAAEDYITMAEAKGLSPSRIMFRYAARNALLPSVTNFGMALGFVVGGALLTEVVFAYPGIGYQLLMAVQGLDYPLMQGIFLTITAAVLIANFLVDLVYVRLDPRVRVR is encoded by the coding sequence GTGCGTCTCATCCTGCGCAACCTGGGGTTCTATCTGCTCGCCTTCTGGGCCTCCCTCACCCTGAACTTCGTGCTCCCGCGCTTCATGCCGGGCGACCCGGTCTCCCGGATGTTCGCGCAGGCCCAGGGCACGATGCAGCCCGACCAGATAGCCCAGTTGCGGAAACTCTTCGGCCTCGACCACCGCCCCCTGTGGGAGCAGTACCTCAGCTACATCAAGAGCGTCTTCACCGGCGACCTCGGCATCTCCATCACCCGCTTCCCCACCCCGGTCACCGACGTGATCGGCTCGCAGATCGGCTGGACCCTGCTCCTCGGTGGCGTCGCGCTCGTCATCGCGGCCGTGCTCGGCAACCTGCTCGGCATCGTCGCCGCCTGGCGGCGCGGCGGCGTCCTCGACTCCGCCTTCCCGCCCCTGCTGATCTTCGTCGGCTCGTTCCCCTACTTCTGGCTGGCCATGGGCGCGCTGTACCTGTTCGGGGTGAGCCTCGGCTGGTTCCCCATGCGGCACGCCTACGACGTCGGACTGACCCCCGGCTTCAACGGCGAATTCCTCTCCAACGTCGCCACCCACCTGGTGCTGCCCGCGCTGACCATCGTGCTGGTCTCCATCGGCGGCTGGATGCTCGGCATGCGCAACACCATGATCGCCACTGCGGCCGAGGACTACATCACCATGGCCGAGGCGAAGGGGCTCAGCCCCTCGCGGATCATGTTCCGCTACGCCGCCCGCAACGCGCTGCTCCCCTCCGTCACCAACTTCGGCATGGCGCTCGGCTTCGTCGTCGGCGGCGCGCTGCTCACCGAGGTCGTGTTCGCCTACCCCGGCATCGGCTACCAGCTGCTGATGGCCGTCCAGGGCCTGGACTACCCGCTGATGCAGGGCATCTTCCTGACGATCACGGCGGCGGTGCTGATCGCGAACTTCCTCGTCGACCTCGTCTACGTCCGCCTCGACCCGCGCGTCCGCGTCCGCTGA
- a CDS encoding ABC transporter substrate-binding protein, whose protein sequence is MAPSIAPRRLRPALRAVTATAAAALVLSACTGGSGAAGVGDTSGNQLLTIPREDLATFTRNFNPLSPQAAPMTLQAVYEPLAVHSMADAKDTPWLATKWEQAKDGKSLTFTLRDGVKWSDGQALTADDVVYTFELQKKVLGGFDYLDKVTAVDAHTVKFSFNKVFSTAFYEISGHYILPKHIWSKVKDPAKFTNPNPVGTGPYTKIEKFQSQSYELRKNPDYWQPDKQQIAGIQMLAFSGNDSANIAFTNGEVDWTQSFIPDIEKSFVAKDKKHNHYWFPATGAMINWQLNTTKAPFNDPAARKALSMTVDRDQITKVAMNGYAEPADCTGLAHTYDKWRDTSLAASCTWTKYDTDAAAKALDAAGYKESGGKRKLKNGKNFTLDISVGSASSDWISVANIIKQDLAKVGITATVKTPDWSAVSSSYNTGTFDTGIVWSNNGATPYEYYRGVMSTKMVQPVGKQATENYHRFGDKKADKLIDAFAAATDEKTQREQTNGLQELYNKDAPVVPLFTGPEWGAYTDARFTGWPTEENPYATLGNRNGSTILVLTSLKPVKS, encoded by the coding sequence ATGGCACCCTCCATCGCCCCGCGGCGGCTTCGGCCCGCCCTGAGAGCGGTCACCGCGACCGCCGCCGCAGCCCTGGTCCTGTCCGCCTGTACGGGTGGCTCGGGCGCCGCCGGCGTCGGTGACACGTCTGGCAACCAGCTGCTCACCATCCCGCGCGAGGATCTGGCGACGTTCACGCGCAATTTCAATCCGCTCTCCCCGCAGGCCGCCCCCATGACCCTCCAGGCGGTCTACGAGCCGTTGGCAGTACACAGCATGGCGGATGCCAAGGACACGCCGTGGCTGGCCACCAAGTGGGAGCAGGCCAAGGACGGCAAGTCCCTCACCTTCACGCTGCGCGACGGCGTCAAGTGGTCGGACGGCCAGGCGCTCACCGCCGACGACGTCGTCTACACCTTCGAGCTCCAGAAGAAGGTGCTCGGTGGCTTCGACTACCTCGACAAGGTCACCGCGGTCGACGCCCACACGGTGAAGTTCTCCTTCAACAAGGTGTTCTCGACCGCCTTCTACGAGATCAGCGGCCACTACATCCTGCCGAAGCACATCTGGTCCAAGGTGAAGGACCCGGCGAAGTTCACCAACCCGAACCCGGTCGGCACCGGCCCGTACACCAAGATCGAGAAGTTCCAGAGCCAGTCGTACGAGCTGCGCAAGAACCCCGACTACTGGCAGCCGGACAAGCAGCAGATCGCCGGCATCCAGATGCTCGCCTTCTCCGGCAACGACAGCGCCAACATCGCCTTCACCAACGGCGAGGTGGACTGGACGCAGTCGTTCATCCCGGACATCGAGAAGTCCTTCGTCGCCAAGGACAAGAAGCACAACCACTACTGGTTCCCGGCCACCGGCGCCATGATCAACTGGCAGCTGAACACCACCAAGGCGCCGTTCAACGACCCGGCCGCGCGCAAGGCGCTCAGCATGACCGTCGACCGCGACCAGATCACCAAGGTCGCGATGAACGGCTACGCCGAACCCGCCGACTGCACGGGCCTGGCCCACACCTACGACAAGTGGCGTGACACGTCGCTGGCCGCCTCCTGTACCTGGACGAAGTACGACACCGACGCGGCAGCCAAGGCCCTCGACGCGGCCGGCTACAAGGAGAGCGGCGGCAAGCGGAAGCTGAAGAACGGCAAGAACTTCACCCTCGACATCTCCGTCGGCTCCGCCTCCTCCGACTGGATCTCCGTCGCCAACATCATCAAGCAGGACCTGGCGAAGGTCGGCATCACCGCCACCGTGAAGACGCCCGACTGGTCGGCGGTCTCGTCCTCGTACAACACCGGCACCTTCGACACCGGCATCGTGTGGAGCAACAACGGCGCCACCCCGTACGAGTACTACCGCGGCGTGATGTCGACCAAGATGGTGCAGCCGGTCGGCAAGCAGGCCACGGAGAACTACCACCGCTTCGGCGACAAGAAGGCCGACAAGCTCATCGACGCCTTCGCCGCCGCCACGGACGAGAAGACGCAGCGCGAGCAGACGAACGGCCTGCAGGAGCTGTACAACAAGGACGCGCCCGTCGTCCCGCTGTTCACCGGCCCCGAGTGGGGCGCGTACACGGACGCCCGCTTCACCGGCTGGCCCACCGAAGAGAACCCGTACGCCACCCTCGGCAACCGCAACGGCAGCACGATCCTCGTGCTCACCTCGCTGAAGCCCGTCAAGAGCTGA
- a CDS encoding LacI family DNA-binding transcriptional regulator: protein MATNKTQRVTMSDVAQRAGVSRTTVSFVLNDKPGAAIPDETRRRILEAIDELGYRPNAGARALAANRSGWFGLITEIVTGPFAAEVITGAQSRAWGDRRFLLIAASEGDPVQEAAALDQMLEHRVEGLLYATTWHRAVSLPKAAREVPTVLVNCYDAAGELPCILPDEVSGGHKATRRLLDAGHTRIGFINLDPAIPAAIGRRDGYERALREAGITPDPSLVIPGWATADGAYTAACELLDRPAADRPTALFCGNDRMAMGAYDAIKERGLRIPHDVAVVGFDNQELIAAYLRPKLTTLALPFEAMGTKGVDMLAALAAGQPLDTHRVTIDCPLLERSSV, encoded by the coding sequence GTGGCCACGAACAAGACGCAGCGCGTGACCATGAGCGATGTGGCTCAACGCGCGGGTGTCTCGCGGACCACAGTCTCCTTCGTCCTCAACGACAAGCCCGGCGCCGCCATCCCTGACGAGACCCGTCGGCGGATCCTGGAGGCGATCGACGAGCTCGGCTACCGGCCCAACGCCGGGGCGCGGGCGCTGGCCGCCAACCGCAGCGGCTGGTTCGGTCTGATCACCGAGATCGTGACCGGCCCCTTCGCGGCGGAGGTGATCACGGGCGCGCAGAGCCGCGCCTGGGGTGACCGGAGGTTCCTGCTGATCGCCGCGAGCGAGGGCGATCCCGTGCAGGAGGCCGCCGCGCTCGACCAGATGCTGGAGCACCGCGTGGAAGGGCTGCTGTACGCCACGACCTGGCACCGGGCCGTCAGCCTGCCCAAGGCCGCCCGCGAGGTGCCGACGGTGCTCGTGAACTGCTACGACGCGGCAGGAGAGCTGCCGTGCATCCTGCCCGACGAGGTGTCCGGTGGACACAAGGCGACCCGCCGGCTCCTGGACGCCGGTCACACCCGCATCGGGTTCATCAACCTCGACCCGGCGATCCCGGCCGCCATCGGCAGGCGCGACGGGTACGAACGTGCCCTGCGCGAGGCCGGGATCACCCCCGACCCCTCCCTCGTCATCCCCGGCTGGGCCACCGCGGACGGCGCCTACACCGCCGCCTGCGAACTGCTGGACCGTCCGGCCGCCGACCGGCCGACCGCTCTGTTCTGCGGCAACGACCGGATGGCGATGGGTGCGTACGACGCGATCAAGGAACGTGGACTGCGCATCCCGCACGACGTGGCCGTGGTGGGGTTCGACAACCAGGAACTCATCGCCGCCTATCTGCGGCCGAAGCTGACTACGCTCGCCCTGCCCTTCGAAGCCATGGGCACCAAGGGCGTCGACATGCTCGCCGCTCTCGCAGCGGGGCAGCCGCTCGACACCCACCGGGTGACGATCGACTGCCCGCTGCTCGAACGCTCGTCGGTCTGA
- a CDS encoding aldo/keto reductase family protein: MEHRHLGGSGMLVSAIAYGNWVTHGSQVDQDAATACVRAALDAGITTFDTADVYAETRAEEALGAALKGVRREGVEICTKVYFPTGPGKNDRGLSRKHIMESINGSLRRLGTDYVDLYQAHRYDYATPLEETMEALADVVHSGKAHYIGVSEWKPQEIRAAAQLARELKIRLVSNQPQYSLLWRVIEPEIVPVCQELGIGQIVWSPLAQGVLTGKYKPGAQPPSGSRGTDTNGGSDAVAGWLRDEVLARVQELVPLAAEADMSLATLSLAWVLRNTNVSAAIVGASRPEQIAENAKAADVTLDNALVKRVDEILDPVMERDPERVDVFTKRP, encoded by the coding sequence ATGGAGCATCGCCATCTGGGCGGCAGCGGCATGCTGGTCAGCGCCATCGCCTACGGGAACTGGGTCACCCATGGCTCGCAGGTCGATCAGGACGCGGCCACGGCCTGTGTACGCGCCGCTCTCGACGCCGGCATCACCACCTTCGACACCGCCGACGTGTACGCGGAGACCCGGGCGGAGGAGGCACTGGGCGCCGCCCTCAAGGGCGTGCGCCGTGAGGGTGTCGAGATCTGCACCAAGGTCTACTTCCCGACCGGCCCGGGCAAGAACGACCGCGGCCTGTCCCGCAAGCACATCATGGAGTCGATCAACGGCTCGCTGCGCCGCCTGGGCACGGACTACGTGGACCTCTACCAGGCTCACCGCTACGACTACGCCACTCCACTCGAGGAGACGATGGAGGCCCTGGCCGATGTCGTCCACTCGGGCAAGGCGCACTACATCGGCGTCTCGGAGTGGAAGCCGCAAGAGATCAGGGCCGCGGCGCAGCTGGCCCGGGAGCTGAAGATCCGTCTGGTCTCCAACCAGCCGCAGTACTCCCTGCTGTGGCGTGTGATCGAGCCGGAGATCGTCCCCGTCTGCCAGGAGCTGGGCATCGGCCAGATCGTGTGGTCCCCGCTCGCCCAGGGCGTACTGACCGGCAAGTACAAGCCGGGAGCGCAACCGCCGTCCGGGTCCCGTGGCACCGACACGAACGGTGGCAGCGACGCGGTGGCCGGATGGCTGCGCGACGAGGTCCTCGCCCGGGTCCAGGAACTGGTTCCGCTCGCTGCCGAAGCTGACATGTCGCTGGCGACCCTGAGCCTGGCGTGGGTGCTGCGCAACACGAATGTCTCCGCGGCCATCGTCGGAGCATCCCGCCCCGAGCAGATCGCTGAGAACGCCAAGGCGGCGGACGTCACGCTGGACAACGCGTTGGTCAAGCGCGTCGACGAGATCCTCGATCCCGTCATGGAGCGCGACCCCGAGCGCGTCGACGTGTTCACCAAGCGACCCTGA
- a CDS encoding carbohydrate kinase family protein yields the protein MARLESPSGVTVLGECVADAFTDPALSGPSELALRALPGGGPANTAVALARLGTPTRFLGRLSHDVFGTLFRSRLSDSGVDLSGSVTAPEPSTLAVATLDETGQATYTFHADSTADWQWTADELSATQHDGTVCLHTGSLALIRQPGGSRIEDHLAKAHEHVTVSIDPNVRPLLVPPSAYRERLPRWCALADILRLSEDDLALLLPGASPEEACDTWHAAGARLVVITLGSRGALASLDGLRVTVPAPAVNVVDTVGAGDSFTAGLLHRLAALGHLGGRLDRLSLQDVTEACAFAARVAALTCSVAGANPPRAGEPSLKTGIERLLPHA from the coding sequence ATGGCTCGACTCGAGTCCCCCAGCGGTGTCACCGTCCTCGGTGAGTGCGTCGCCGACGCCTTCACCGACCCCGCCCTGTCCGGCCCGAGCGAACTCGCCCTGCGCGCCCTGCCCGGTGGCGGCCCCGCCAACACCGCCGTCGCCCTTGCCCGGCTCGGTACTCCCACGCGCTTCCTCGGGCGGCTCTCCCACGACGTCTTCGGCACGCTCTTCCGCAGCCGCCTCAGCGACTCCGGCGTCGACCTGAGCGGCAGCGTGACCGCCCCCGAGCCCAGCACCCTCGCCGTCGCCACCCTCGACGAGACCGGCCAGGCCACCTACACCTTCCACGCCGACAGCACCGCCGACTGGCAGTGGACCGCCGACGAACTCTCCGCCACCCAACACGACGGCACCGTCTGCCTGCACACCGGCTCCCTGGCACTGATACGCCAACCCGGCGGCAGCCGCATCGAGGACCACCTCGCCAAGGCACACGAGCACGTCACCGTGTCCATCGACCCCAACGTCCGACCCCTGCTCGTACCGCCCTCCGCCTACCGCGAACGGCTCCCACGCTGGTGTGCCCTCGCCGACATCCTCCGCCTCAGCGAGGACGACCTCGCCCTGCTCCTCCCTGGCGCCAGCCCTGAAGAGGCTTGCGACACCTGGCACGCCGCCGGCGCACGCCTCGTCGTCATCACCCTCGGCTCACGCGGCGCGCTCGCTTCCCTCGACGGCCTTCGCGTCACCGTCCCGGCTCCGGCCGTCAACGTCGTCGACACCGTCGGCGCCGGCGACTCCTTCACCGCGGGCCTGCTGCACCGACTCGCCGCACTTGGCCACCTGGGCGGGCGGCTCGACCGGCTGAGCCTCCAAGACGTCACCGAAGCCTGCGCCTTCGCCGCCCGCGTCGCAGCCCTGACCTGTTCCGTCGCCGGCGCGAACCCGCCCCGGGCAGGCGAACCGTCACTGAAGACCGGCATCGAACGGCTACTGCCACATGCCTGA
- a CDS encoding GrpB family protein: MTGMIVVSDYAPRWSERFEELRQRLAPHVADLAVSIEHVGSTAAPGCAAKPIIDLDIVVSEEGPSPVKVGTRLLITRRA; encoded by the coding sequence ATGACTGGCATGATCGTGGTCAGTGACTACGCCCCCCGATGGTCCGAGCGGTTCGAGGAACTGCGGCAGCGATTGGCACCTCACGTCGCGGATCTGGCTGTGTCCATCGAGCATGTCGGCAGTACGGCCGCGCCCGGGTGCGCCGCCAAACCGATCATCGACCTCGACATTGTGGTGTCCGAGGAGGGGCCTTCCCCCGTGAAGGTGGGCACGCGGTTATTGATCACGCGGCGAGCGTGA
- a CDS encoding IS3 family transposase (programmed frameshift) has protein sequence MAMKDYSDEFKADAVALYESTPGATCKSIAAGLGVNRATLREWVLRDRERRGVTATAAKPAVQPGSAVPSDAPDERIRQLEARVAELEASERKLATERDILRKAAKYFAKRDELVRSRFQFVDDHRDTYEVKRLCHVLDVNRSSYYKWLAGAEARAARQHKDRILAEEIREIHGESGGAYGSPRVTAGLREKGRRVNEKRVARIMRTFSITGIRLRRRVRTTVPDPAASPVADLFQRDFTAADPGRKYMGDITYLPLAGGEFLYLATVLDCFSRKVVGWSIADHMRTGLVADALRMAASTRGRLDGAVFHSDHGAQYGSRAFAGLCDQLGVTRSMGAVGTSADNAACESFHASLKRETLQGAHDYGDAATCRRTVFAWLTRYNTRRRHSANGHLSPNEYEHRHHTAKLTLAA, from the exons ATGGCGATGAAGGACTACTCGGACGAGTTCAAGGCCGATGCCGTGGCCCTGTACGAGTCCACACCCGGGGCGACCTGCAAGAGCATCGCCGCCGGCCTGGGCGTCAACCGGGCGACCCTGCGCGAGTGGGTGCTGCGGGACCGCGAACGCCGCGGTGTCACCGCCACGGCTGCAAAGCCGGCCGTCCAACCGGGGTCGGCGGTGCCCTCCGACGCTCCGGACGAGCGGATCCGGCAGTTGGAGGCCCGGGTGGCCGAGCTCGAGGCGAGTGAGCGGAAGCTCGCGACCGAGCGGGACATCCTCCGCAAGGCGGCCAAGTATTTCGCCA AGAGAGACGAACTGGTGAGGAGCCGCTTCCAGTTCGTCGACGACCACCGGGACACCTACGAGGTGAAGCGGCTCTGCCACGTCCTGGACGTGAACCGGTCCAGCTACTACAAGTGGCTCGCCGGCGCCGAGGCCCGGGCCGCCCGGCAGCACAAGGACCGGATCCTGGCCGAGGAGATCCGCGAGATCCACGGCGAGTCCGGCGGCGCCTACGGCTCCCCGCGAGTGACCGCCGGGCTCCGCGAGAAAGGACGGCGGGTCAACGAAAAGCGGGTCGCCCGGATCATGCGGACGTTCTCGATCACCGGCATCCGCCTGCGCAGACGCGTGCGCACCACCGTCCCGGACCCGGCAGCCTCACCGGTTGCGGACCTCTTCCAGCGGGACTTCACCGCCGCCGATCCGGGACGGAAGTACATGGGCGACATCACGTATCTCCCGCTCGCCGGCGGGGAGTTCCTCTATCTCGCGACCGTGCTGGACTGCTTCAGCCGCAAGGTCGTCGGCTGGTCCATCGCCGACCACATGCGCACCGGCCTGGTCGCCGACGCGCTACGGATGGCAGCCTCGACCCGCGGCCGCCTCGACGGCGCCGTGTTCCACTCCGACCACGGGGCCCAATACGGATCCCGGGCCTTCGCCGGCCTCTGCGACCAGCTCGGGGTCACCCGCTCGATGGGCGCGGTCGGCACCAGCGCCGACAACGCGGCCTGCGAAAGCTTCCACGCCTCCCTGAAACGCGAGACCCTCCAGGGCGCCCACGACTATGGTGACGCCGCCACCTGCCGCCGGACCGTCTTCGCCTGGCTGACCCGCTACAACACCCGCCGCCGGCACTCCGCCAACGGCCACCTCAGCCCCAACGAATACGAACACCGACACCACACCGCTAAACTCACGCTCGCCGCGTGA
- a CDS encoding transposase domain-containing protein, which produces MPRHCVLPSALTAITRTVTVAGGRFAPGHLGELTAIVPFELVDAVLSETRTVQRRLRDLPSRVGVYFLLVMCLFPEVGYRLVWDKLTAGLSGVPVVCPSAKALRDLRRRLGSAPVRALFDVLAGPLARPTTPGVRFGPYRTVSFDGCSSQRVSDSDRNRAWLGRTSHHGYPTLELMTLVETGTRGLLGAVFGPTAEGETSYAGRLLHLLRPDMLVLWDRGFDGNAFLSAVTSTGAQFLGRLRSNRRTPVLTRLVDGSYLSVIGTVRVRVIDAQITVTCTDGSVFTGSYRLATTLTDARRFPAAVLVDLYHQRWEHESAYYALRHTIMNGRLLRSGDPIGIEQEM; this is translated from the coding sequence TTGCCCCGTCATTGTGTCCTGCCGTCTGCGCTGACGGCCATCACGCGTACGGTCACCGTGGCCGGGGGCCGGTTCGCTCCCGGGCATCTGGGAGAGCTGACGGCGATCGTGCCGTTCGAGCTCGTTGACGCGGTCTTGTCGGAGACGAGGACCGTGCAGCGGCGGCTGCGTGATCTGCCCTCGCGGGTGGGGGTCTACTTCCTGCTCGTGATGTGCTTGTTCCCCGAGGTCGGCTATCGGCTCGTCTGGGACAAGCTGACGGCTGGTCTGTCCGGGGTACCGGTGGTCTGCCCGTCGGCGAAGGCGTTGCGTGACCTGCGCCGGAGACTCGGCAGCGCGCCGGTTCGGGCGTTGTTCGACGTACTGGCCGGGCCGTTGGCCCGGCCGACGACGCCGGGAGTGCGGTTCGGGCCCTACCGGACGGTGTCCTTCGACGGCTGCAGTTCGCAGAGGGTCTCCGACTCCGATCGGAACCGGGCCTGGCTGGGGAGAACGTCTCATCACGGCTATCCGACGCTGGAGTTGATGACGCTGGTCGAGACCGGCACCCGGGGCCTGCTCGGTGCGGTGTTCGGCCCGACGGCCGAGGGCGAGACGAGCTACGCGGGCCGCCTGCTGCACCTATTGAGGCCGGACATGCTGGTGCTCTGGGACAGGGGATTCGACGGCAACGCCTTCCTCTCCGCCGTCACCAGCACCGGCGCCCAGTTCCTTGGACGGCTCCGCAGCAACCGGCGCACACCGGTTCTCACTCGACTCGTCGACGGCTCCTATCTGTCAGTCATCGGCACCGTGCGGGTGCGGGTCATCGATGCGCAGATCACCGTGACCTGCACCGACGGCTCTGTCTTCACCGGCTCTTACCGGCTGGCCACGACCCTGACCGATGCCCGCCGCTTCCCGGCGGCCGTGTTGGTGGATCTCTACCATCAGCGGTGGGAGCACGAATCAGCGTATTACGCGCTCCGCCACACGATCATGAACGGGCGCCTGTTGCGCTCGGGCGACCCCATCGGCATCGAGCAGGAGATGTAG
- a CDS encoding acyl-CoA dehydrogenase family protein, whose protein sequence is MHLEYTPEQQRLRTELRGYFAELVPDHAYARYGDPAAQKRFYRETIRRLGRDGWLGVGWPTEYGGRGLTPMEQFIFFDEAAQAGVPLPLMALNTVGPTIMRFGTAEQKEYFLPRILSGEIDFAIGYSEPDAGTDLAALKTKAVRDGDTYVVNGQKIWTTNGDTADWVWLAVRTDPDAPPHKGITMLLVPTSDPGYSCTLINTLASHDTTASYYENIRVPLSRRVGEENKGWRLITNQLNHERVTLAAHGTMAIRALHDVQRWAMDTKLADGRRVADLPWVRRRLAQTHTKLDAMKLLNWQMVNAVQEGTLTPQDASAVKVYGSEARRDAYAWLMEVVAAPGVLKEGSTGAVLHGELERGYRSAVIFTFGGGNNEIQREIISWIGLGMPRVRR, encoded by the coding sequence GTGCATCTCGAATACACGCCAGAGCAGCAGCGGCTGCGGACCGAACTGCGCGGCTACTTCGCCGAGTTGGTGCCCGATCACGCCTACGCCCGATACGGCGACCCGGCCGCCCAGAAACGGTTCTACCGCGAGACGATCCGGCGGCTCGGCAGGGACGGCTGGCTCGGGGTGGGCTGGCCCACGGAGTACGGCGGGCGCGGGCTGACCCCGATGGAGCAGTTCATCTTCTTCGACGAGGCCGCCCAGGCGGGCGTACCGCTGCCCCTGATGGCGCTGAACACCGTCGGCCCGACGATCATGCGGTTCGGCACCGCGGAGCAGAAGGAGTACTTCCTTCCAAGGATCCTCTCCGGCGAGATCGACTTCGCGATCGGCTACAGCGAGCCCGACGCGGGCACGGACCTGGCCGCGCTCAAGACCAAGGCCGTGCGGGACGGCGACACCTACGTCGTCAACGGGCAGAAGATCTGGACCACGAACGGCGACACCGCCGACTGGGTCTGGCTCGCCGTGCGCACCGACCCGGACGCCCCACCCCACAAGGGCATCACCATGCTCCTCGTGCCGACCTCCGACCCCGGCTATTCCTGCACCCTCATCAACACCCTCGCCTCCCACGACACCACCGCCAGCTACTACGAGAACATCCGCGTCCCCCTCTCGCGCCGGGTCGGCGAGGAGAACAAGGGCTGGCGGCTGATCACCAACCAGCTCAACCACGAACGCGTCACCCTCGCCGCTCACGGCACCATGGCGATCCGGGCCCTGCACGACGTCCAACGCTGGGCCATGGACACCAAGCTCGCCGACGGCCGCCGCGTCGCCGACCTCCCCTGGGTGCGCCGCCGCCTCGCCCAGACCCACACCAAACTTGACGCGATGAAACTCCTCAACTGGCAGATGGTGAACGCCGTCCAGGAGGGCACCCTCACCCCGCAGGACGCCTCCGCGGTCAAGGTGTACGGCTCCGAGGCCCGCCGGGACGCGTACGCCTGGCTCATGGAGGTCGTCGCCGCGCCCGGCGTCCTCAAGGAGGGCTCCACGGGCGCCGTCCTGCACGGCGAGCTGGAACGCGGCTACCGCTCGGCGGTGATCTTCACCTTCGGCGGCGGGAACAACGAGATCCAGCGCGAAATCATCTCGTGGATCGGACTGGGGATGCCGCGGGTCCGGCGTTAG
- a CDS encoding four-helix bundle copper-binding protein → MTTMTSQQERIRFLEDRFDCAQACAEAARACALRASAVDPDGPREHELVRRKGLLCVEVCDATCRVLAEEARRDTAGIRLQVEWCRTVCRECADVFDEHPGGQDSAKSCRECAQACTDFLATLSRA, encoded by the coding sequence GTGACGACAATGACATCCCAGCAAGAACGCATTCGATTCCTCGAGGACCGCTTCGACTGTGCGCAGGCCTGCGCCGAGGCCGCCCGCGCCTGTGCGCTGCGGGCGAGCGCGGTGGATCCGGACGGGCCGAGGGAGCACGAACTCGTACGGCGCAAAGGCCTTCTCTGTGTGGAGGTGTGCGACGCGACCTGCCGTGTGCTGGCGGAGGAGGCCCGCCGGGACACGGCCGGCATCCGCCTCCAGGTCGAGTGGTGCCGTACCGTCTGCCGCGAGTGCGCGGACGTCTTCGACGAGCACCCGGGTGGGCAGGACAGCGCCAAGTCCTGCCGGGAGTGCGCCCAGGCCTGCACGGACTTCCTCGCCACCCTGAGCCGCGCCTGA
- a CDS encoding DUF6479 family protein, protein MSAMDTDGTVLAAAQGLLIIGPLAVGVVLVAMLIGVVWWGRRKRQQQPPPPRPEEQPRLPDSGPVHEVREHREPNELPPSEHRLTPHELKRTNGS, encoded by the coding sequence ATGAGTGCCATGGATACGGATGGGACAGTGCTCGCCGCGGCCCAGGGTCTGTTGATCATCGGGCCGCTCGCCGTGGGCGTCGTGCTGGTGGCGATGCTGATCGGTGTCGTCTGGTGGGGCCGCCGCAAGCGGCAACAACAACCGCCCCCGCCCCGCCCGGAGGAACAGCCTCGCCTGCCCGACAGCGGCCCGGTCCACGAGGTCAGGGAGCACCGCGAGCCCAACGAACTGCCCCCGAGCGAGCACCGATTGACACCCCACGAGTTGAAGCGAACGAACGGCTCCTAG